Proteins co-encoded in one Peromyscus leucopus breed LL Stock unplaced genomic scaffold, UCI_PerLeu_2.1 scaffold_1309, whole genome shotgun sequence genomic window:
- the LOC114688029 gene encoding vomeronasal type-1 receptor 4-like, whose protein sequence is MTSQSKAPKTTEDLALQMLLLSQVGTGTLANILLFFHNISPMFTGSRLRSTQVIVTNLAMANAFLLLITAFPSNVMVFAPRSPPTNMQCKIEFFVRLVARSTNMCFTCVLSIHQFLTLAPVHWGRLMLRGRAPNVLSYSCYSCWLFSVLNNIYIPMKVSGPQSTGNDTNNIRKWVCSISGFSVGMVILRFSHDAIFISIMVWFSVSMVLLLYRHHQRTQHILTANRNHRGHAETRAAHTILMLVVTFVSFYVLDCICRLFQVSFMDSRLWLRHVNEVLTAGFPTISPFLLIFRDPKDPCSVLFNC, encoded by the coding sequence ATGACTTCTCAGAGTAAAGCTCCAAAAACCACTGAGGACTTGGCTCTCCAGATGCTCCTGCTTTCCCAGGTTGGAACTGGGACTCTGGCCAACattcttctgtttttccataaTATCTCTCCCATGTTTACTGGCTCTCGACTGAGGTCCACACAGGTTATTGTCACCAACTTGGCTATGGCCAATGCCTTCCTTCTCCTAATTACTGCATTTCCAagcaatgtgatggtttttgctcCTAGGAGTCCTCCAACTAACATGCAATGTAAAATTGAGTTCTTCGTTCGCCTGGTGGCTCGAAGCACAAACATGTGCTTCACCTGTGTCTTGAGCATCCATCAGTTTCTCACTCTTGCTCCTGTACATTGGGGTAGGCTGATGCTTCGAGGAAGAGCCCCTAATGTCCTGAGTTATTCTTGTTACAGTTGTTGGTTGTTCAGTGTCTTAAATAACATCTACATTCCAATGAAAGTCAGTGGTCCACAGAGCACAGGCAATGACACTAACAATATAAGAAAGTGGGTCTGCTCCATATCTGGATTCAGTGTAGGCATGGTCATCTTGCGTTTTTCCCATGATGCCATATTTATAAGCATCATGGTCTGGTTCAGTGTCTCCATGGTGCTTCTCCTCTATAGACATCACCAACGAACACAGCACATTCTTACTGCAAACAGGAATCACCGAGGCCATGCTGAGACCAGAGCAGCCCACACCATCCTGATGCTGGTGGTCACCTTTGTAAGCTTTTATGTTCTAGACTGTATTTGCAGATTGTTTCAGGTTTCTTTCATGGACTCTCGTCTCTGGTTGAGGCATGTAAATGAAGTTTTGACTGCAGGCTTCCCCActatttctcccttcctgttGATCTTTAGGGATCCTAAGGATCCCTGTTCTGTGCTCTTCAACTGCTGA